One Mycolicibacterium goodii genomic region harbors:
- a CDS encoding ABC transporter permease: MTQTVALPESRPERSGRRPRRTTAPPLRHRRWLISSVTLVLAAGIWAAVAAWVDDPILPRPAHVGEQVLAIIASGAAVTNFAASITKILAGFALAMAGGLVVGFVMGRSRFMAAYFSLPLFVLGNMPGLTYAVFGLLIFGVGAGGPVVVSALVALPFIAMNVAEGVRSIDGRLLAMCRAFERSHFDIVRHLYLPALTTFVFAGVRYGFAMAWKVEALTEVFGASNGVGFMIRKAYQEFRVDDMLAWTTLFIVAMVLIERVLAYLEGRFFAWRKEIA; this comes from the coding sequence ATGACGCAGACCGTCGCATTGCCCGAGAGCCGACCCGAGCGGTCCGGCCGCAGACCGCGCCGGACCACCGCACCGCCCCTGCGTCACCGCCGCTGGCTGATCTCGAGCGTCACGCTGGTCCTGGCCGCCGGCATCTGGGCCGCCGTGGCCGCCTGGGTGGACGACCCGATCCTGCCGCGGCCTGCCCATGTCGGCGAGCAGGTCCTCGCGATCATCGCCTCAGGCGCTGCAGTGACCAACTTCGCGGCCAGCATCACCAAGATTCTCGCCGGGTTCGCCCTGGCAATGGCCGGTGGCCTGGTGGTCGGGTTCGTCATGGGGCGTAGCAGATTCATGGCGGCGTACTTCTCTCTACCCCTGTTCGTGCTCGGCAACATGCCGGGCCTGACCTATGCGGTGTTCGGTCTGCTGATCTTCGGGGTCGGCGCCGGCGGACCGGTTGTCGTCTCGGCGTTGGTCGCCCTGCCCTTCATCGCGATGAACGTCGCCGAGGGCGTCCGCTCCATCGACGGCCGCCTGCTGGCCATGTGCCGGGCATTCGAACGCAGTCACTTCGACATCGTGCGTCACCTGTACCTGCCGGCGTTGACGACGTTCGTGTTCGCCGGTGTCCGGTACGGCTTCGCGATGGCGTGGAAGGTGGAGGCGCTCACCGAGGTCTTCGGCGCCAGCAACGGTGTGGGATTCATGATCCGCAAGGCTTACCAGGAGTTCCGGGTCGACGACATGCTCGCCTGGACCACCCTTTTCATCGTCGCGATGGTGCTGATCGAACGCGTCCTGGCTTATCTCGAAGGTCGGTTCTTCGCATGGCGGAAGGAAATCGCATGA